One Halosegnis longus DNA window includes the following coding sequences:
- a CDS encoding calcium/sodium antiporter, whose protein sequence is MVQGGPVVQLGVIVLSILGLWVGARLLVDAVVRLARRFGLSDLTIGLTIVAMGTSTPELSVSVDAALKGIGDIAVANVLGSNIYNLAFILGVVSLLRVIPIQKSLLHRDGLALLAATAVGGIALADLQVTRLEGVVLVGLFAGYTAYLLRTNRPEPSAADDSADTPSLTRAVTEQVSFRGRDVALLVGGLAVVLVSGDFMVVAASELARGAGISEWVIGGTIVAAGTSTPEFAVSLVAIQRGSLGVSVGNVVGSNIYNVTGILGVAAVVRPLAVSGVALETFAWLAVVSLLMVAALWTGRVLSRLEGGLFTASEIVRWVLGIR, encoded by the coding sequence ATGGTACAAGGTGGGCCAGTCGTCCAACTCGGCGTCATCGTCCTCTCGATACTCGGGCTGTGGGTCGGAGCGCGGCTGCTGGTCGACGCCGTCGTCCGACTGGCGCGCCGGTTCGGGCTCTCGGATTTGACTATCGGGCTCACCATCGTCGCGATGGGCACCTCCACGCCGGAGCTGTCGGTCTCGGTCGATGCCGCGCTCAAGGGAATCGGCGATATCGCGGTCGCGAACGTGCTCGGCTCGAACATCTACAATCTGGCCTTCATCCTCGGGGTGGTCTCGCTGTTGCGCGTGATACCGATTCAGAAGTCGCTGCTCCACCGCGACGGACTCGCGTTACTCGCAGCCACGGCCGTCGGCGGTATCGCCCTCGCCGACCTCCAGGTCACGCGACTGGAGGGCGTCGTGCTGGTGGGGCTGTTCGCCGGCTACACCGCCTATCTGCTCCGCACTAATCGCCCGGAGCCGTCGGCGGCCGACGACTCGGCCGACACCCCGAGCCTGACCCGTGCGGTCACCGAGCAGGTCAGCTTCCGCGGCCGCGACGTCGCGCTCCTCGTCGGCGGGCTGGCGGTGGTGTTGGTGAGCGGCGACTTCATGGTGGTCGCTGCCTCCGAACTCGCGCGCGGCGCCGGCATCTCCGAGTGGGTCATCGGCGGCACTATCGTCGCGGCCGGCACCTCGACCCCGGAGTTTGCCGTCTCGCTCGTCGCCATCCAGCGGGGGAGTCTCGGCGTCTCGGTCGGCAACGTCGTCGGGAGCAACATCTACAACGTCACCGGAATACTCGGCGTTGCGGCCGTCGTGCGTCCACTCGCGGTGAGTGGCGTGGCACTGGAGACGTTCGCGTGGCTGGCTGTCGTCTCCCTGCTCATGGTCGCTGCGCTCTGGACCGGTCGGGTGTTGTCGCGGCTGGAGGGTGGGCTGTTCACCGCCTCAGAAATCGTACGGTGGGTGCTCGGAATCCGGTAG
- a CDS encoding PAS domain-containing protein, which produces MIDRAALRELLTSEPATFAAAATEYVASVEPYESFDPDAVPVPTDELLDRERRLLWKAWVLDDAPFGVVLSGAAYEDNPILYANRYFRELSGYDLDALVGENPRFLQGPDTEPDPLERLHEALRTWEPATVELWNYRQDGERFRNRVSLVPVPDDAGTVTHWFGIQERLDG; this is translated from the coding sequence ATGATCGACCGAGCGGCGCTCCGTGAGCTACTCACCAGCGAGCCGGCGACCTTCGCCGCCGCCGCGACCGAGTACGTCGCCTCGGTCGAGCCGTACGAGTCGTTCGACCCCGACGCCGTCCCCGTTCCCACCGACGAACTCCTCGACCGCGAGCGACGGCTGCTCTGGAAGGCGTGGGTGCTCGACGACGCCCCCTTCGGCGTGGTACTGTCCGGTGCCGCCTACGAGGATAATCCGATTCTCTACGCGAACCGCTACTTCCGGGAGCTATCGGGTTATGACCTCGATGCTCTCGTCGGGGAAAACCCCCGATTTCTCCAGGGGCCAGACACCGAACCCGACCCCCTCGAACGACTCCACGAGGCTCTCCGGACGTGGGAGCCGGCGACCGTCGAGCTGTGGAACTACCGACAGGACGGCGAGCGGTTCCGGAATCGCGTCTCGCTCGTGCCGGTTCCCGACGACGCCGGTACCGTCACCCATTGGTTCGGGATTCAAGAGCGGCTTGACGGGTGA
- a CDS encoding acyltransferase: MTKRHVEVPPAVQATIDETVEYVDRRLSAGDTAAAVGEILADLYDDTETYERYLSGESLPPMTRMRVESYNPEHALIETERWAEQELSALQEAKCLRYLWNGFDQSPLANNLAFALPFRQVLADHLFAEAGDGLRLFGGIKIQCGHNIEMGDNAVVHNNVLLDDRGKLTIGDRVSVADEAHIHTHNHDTVDQTDVTNYETILADDVRLGYGAMITAGCRIGENAMVGSGSTTLGDVPAHHIATGTPAKSVKVKPGWEPVAEEIGPLTDNREQRALPSEYPDSLEEFDEFGRTLSPPGES, from the coding sequence ATGACGAAGCGGCACGTCGAGGTGCCGCCCGCGGTACAGGCGACAATCGACGAGACCGTCGAGTACGTCGACCGACGGCTCTCTGCGGGAGACACCGCCGCGGCGGTCGGAGAGATTCTCGCCGACTTGTACGACGACACGGAGACGTACGAGCGGTATCTCTCCGGGGAGTCGCTCCCGCCGATGACGCGGATGCGCGTCGAGAGCTACAACCCCGAACACGCGCTCATCGAGACGGAGCGCTGGGCAGAACAGGAGCTGTCGGCGCTTCAGGAGGCGAAGTGTCTCCGCTATCTCTGGAACGGCTTCGACCAGTCGCCGCTGGCGAACAACCTCGCCTTCGCGCTTCCGTTCCGGCAGGTGCTCGCCGACCACCTCTTTGCCGAGGCCGGCGACGGGCTCCGGCTCTTCGGCGGTATCAAGATTCAGTGCGGTCACAACATCGAGATGGGCGACAACGCGGTCGTCCACAACAACGTGTTGCTCGACGACCGGGGGAAGCTCACCATCGGCGACCGCGTCTCCGTCGCCGACGAGGCGCACATACACACCCACAACCACGACACCGTCGACCAGACGGACGTGACGAACTACGAGACGATACTGGCCGACGACGTGCGACTCGGCTACGGGGCCATGATAACGGCCGGCTGTCGCATCGGCGAGAACGCGATGGTCGGCTCCGGCTCCACGACGCTCGGTGACGTGCCCGCCCACCACATCGCCACCGGCACGCCGGCAAAGAGCGTGAAGGTCAAACCCGGCTGGGAACCCGTCGCCGAGGAAATCGGCCCGCTCACCGACAACCGCGAGCAGCGCGCCCTCCCGAGTGAGTACCCCGACTCGCTGGAGGAGTTCGACGAGTTCGGCCGGACGCTCTCACCGCCCGGCGAGAGCTGA